The following DNA comes from Ricinus communis isolate WT05 ecotype wild-type chromosome 10, ASM1957865v1, whole genome shotgun sequence.
TCTTCAACGATGTTGAACTGTCCTTGTGCTGTTTTCGCCCCTGACGTGTATTTAGGGGGCTGTGTAGGCCCCTTTTGTGGCGGCATGGGACGGCTGCTGTATTTTCAGGGTCAATGGCTACGGTAAATTTGCTCTTCGAAGTCATAACTAGACAGGATAATCCAGGTCCACTGGACCTCTCAAGGTAAGAGGAGAGAGCAGAAAACAAAATATGAAGAGTTTGATCGCAACTATCCTACGATGAGAAAACTTTATCAAGATCTTTGAAgtacttttaataaattaatgaactAGCTGTGGGGATTATATTATTGACTTGCTCCCTTCAGTTTCGTATTTGTATTGTACCGTACAACCAAGATCACACAGATAAGACTAGGAAAAAAAATGAGGAAATCCAAAAtggaaaagagaaaacaacactataTTTGAAACCCAAAATTATGCAATCATCCAACAGGCATAGTTTCTTACAgaggttttctttttgtttcagGTTGATTTGATGTAAATGTGAGAACAAAAAGTACAAAGAATGTGTGTACCGTTCCATCATCTGCAGAACATCCTAGCTGAAACGGATTAGtgtctaataaaaattgattccAAAAGTGCGGATTCTCATTGTGAAATTTTTTCTCCATGTTCTTTGTTATCAGTTTCAGTACTACTACCAGCTTCAAGACTAGCCGTAGCTTGAGAAGAATCCATCAAGCTCGCAGCTATTGCAGCCTTCAAGTCCTCATCTTCAAATTCTGCAAGTGCATCGTCAGCTGCATCAGAATTCTGTTGAGTCAGATTGATTCTCTGAGAACACGATTTGGTGATCCTCTCAGCATCTTCAGGAGATAGCCACTGCCCATAACCATTAGAAGCTTCTGATGATGCTATTGGAAACTCTTTTGGGAAGTTTCCTCTTACTAGGAAAATGCTCCAACCAGAGCTCTTCAAAGAATCTAGATAGGCTGCAAGATAAAACTTAGACAGGTGCTCTGGTGCAGCATAGAGACTGTCAAAGTTATACCACTCCCCATTTACTTTCCTTATACAGAACCAATGATCATGCAAATGGCAAATAAATGCATTTTCCAGATCAGGGTCAATCTGTGCAGGCTCTGCAACTGGACTGTTCAGGGGGATGACCTGCAAATCCCACACCTCTAACGCCTTTTCTAAGACCtgccaaataaataaataaataaccaataaaataaattccaaAGGACATTAAAAGTTTGGTATAGCATccacaaattaaatttttcaaacacTAATCACAAAACAAAATAGCACATGTAACATGCATTTAAAAACAGCTCACATAGAGCAAAAACTTTAAGCACTACTTTATACTGGCATTTGATCCTAATAGGTTCCCAGATACTTCTTCAACTTTCCAAGAAAAATCAAGGAATAAGGTTCAAATAGGCTATTGAACTTGTTGTGCAGGGCCGAAAAAGCCCCTTTGACCTTTTATGCCACTTTTGGGCTCAATTAACCTCTATTGTAGAGAGAGATTTGCACTTGACACACACGATTTGAAtgagtaaaaattttaagttacttaaaaaaatcagatccaattatgagaaaaaagaaaaaaacacacGACACCAGCATCTTAGTTATTCTGTACGAGAAAAAAATCAAGAGTTATTGGTATTCGCTTCTATTAAGAATTATTGTCCGAGACAAATAGGATCTACTTTTCATTTCTTGAATTTTCTCCATTTTATTAGGAAAAAATCTaatacaaaaagaatacatataaaattaagagaagAATAATAACCGGTATAGAAAACActttaaaaacaataaatcaCCAAGCTTCAAGATCCAAGATTCAGAAAGAAGATGGCAATAGAGTTTATAGCAAGAGATGAAGAAATTGTTTAgccaatttaagaaaatttctttcttctataAACAAGTATTAGGGAAATAAATTTAGAAGGTGGTGTTGGTCACAACCGGTATTGTTATAACTGTTGCCGGAGGATTACATGAAGACATCAAAGGCAAAGAATGGGCATCGTTCTGCCTCAGCACCATGATGCCATGCCTAGTGTTACTATTGTCATGACTGCTGCTAGCTCGACTCCTTCAGCTCCATGTCTATACTTTGCTCCTCCTCCcactttcaatttattatcCTAATACCATTAGATGACCGAATTGATTGAAGGAAATCGATGAATGTGCTCCAATCATTCTTTCTTACGATTTAATGACTTCTTTTATTTGGgacctttcttttatttaaaaagtaaaaggaAATAGTTAACAAAGAAGTGAAGTTATTATAGCACGAATAGCATTAAAGGATGATAGAATAAGGACCAAAAAAAGTGAGTTTTCATTTTTACATGCTCACTATTTATACGCGTGGGTGGTAGGTGTAAAGTGAATAAAGAATGGCATAAAATTGCATTTTCATGCACTTTCCTTTTAAATAGCATTTCAGTGTTTTCTCTCTATAATTGAGGTTAAATGAGCCAAAAGTGGTAAGTTTCGTATTAAATTGGCCAAAAAGGTTTAAAATGTCTTATTTGGCTTCACGCAACAAGTTAAGTGGCCAATTTAAACCTTATTCCTAAAACAAcagaaaacaactaaaaaggGCAAAAGAAAGTCTTAAGAAAGAACATAGATTAGAGGCTCAACAAAATCCTATAGCTAACCACACAAAAGGAATTAGAATATAACTGAAACATCAAACTATAGGGAGTGGGATGTCAAAAAGACCCtaaattcttttgaaaaagaagtgaAGAAGCTTGGCCACGTGCAATAGCTAGCCAAGAAAAACCTCATATCTTTTGGAATGCAACTATGACGTCCCCCTTAATGCATAGCTGGGTACCAAACAATTACAAATATCTTCCACAAATTTTCTATATACTGATTCAACACAAAGCCAACAGACACAATTAACTCTCTTAAGAAATGATGCATTACAACCAGAAAATTATTTCACCCACAGAGATGCCCTCCGCACGCCATTTGTAATAAGTTCTAATCTCAATTTTGGTTCTATTAGTTAGTTTCCAACTTATCCATGTTTTCCTACAGCTAATTTGTACTTCGATAAGCCAAGTTAAAAATCTGTAGGTCCTAGAGAATCTCAATCATCCTCCCGTAGGTTTAATGGTTTTTGAGGGATAATCTCGTAGGTGTTGCTTGGTCGCGGATATCAAGGGTGATTTTGGGTTTGCAGCCCTCGTAtgtatcaaaaaaaaaaaaaaaatcaattggTCCTAGAGATAAAAGATTTGTTTCAGTATACCCTATATCTTTGGCAAACTTGTAGCATCCTATTCTAA
Coding sequences within:
- the LOC8273443 gene encoding ataxin-3 homolog, which produces MEGVSNGGMLYHEVQEAKLCAVHCVNTVLQGPFFSEFDLAALASDLDCKERQMMQMGGSSTGDFLSVESHNVSLDGDFSIQVLEKALEVWDLQVIPLNSPVAEPAQIDPDLENAFICHLHDHWFCIRKVNGEWYNFDSLYAAPEHLSKFYLAAYLDSLKSSGWSIFLVRGNFPKEFPIASSEASNGYGQWLSPEDAERITKSCSQRINLTQQNSDAADDALAEFEDEDLKAAIAASLMDSSQATASLEAGSSTETDNKEHGEKISQ